The following are from one region of the Epinephelus fuscoguttatus linkage group LG11, E.fuscoguttatus.final_Chr_v1 genome:
- the LOC125896586 gene encoding protein yippee-like 5 has protein sequence MGRIFLDHIGGTRLFSCANCDTILTNRAELISTRFTGATGRAFLFNKVVNLQHSEVQDRVMLTGRHMVRDVSCKNCNSKLGWMYEFATEESQRYKEGRVILERALVRESEGFDHVSSDTS, from the exons ATGGGGCGTATCTTCTTGGATCACATTGGAGGGACTCGCCTGTTCTCTTGTGCCAACTGTGACACAATCCTGACCAACCGAGCTGAGCTCATCTCCACACGCTTCACTGGAGCCACAGGCCGAGCTTTCCTCTTCAACAAG GTTGTGAATCTGCAGCACAGTGAGGTGCAAGACAGAGTGATGCTGACAGGAAGACACATGGTGCGGGATGTCAGCTGCAAGAACTGCAACAGCAAGCTGGGCTGGATGTACGAGTTTGCAACCGAGGAAAGCCAACGCTACAAGGAGGGCCGCGTCATCCTGGAGAGGGCGCTGGTGAGAGAGAGCGAAGGCTTCGATCATGTTTCCTCTGACACCTCCTGA